The DNA sequence AAACGATCTGTACACAGCAACAGACAAAAATGTCGCATTTATGAAAACAAACAGTACACAAGCTGTGATTTAAGATCTGCTTCGACTGATATTCCGCCATCGCTGGCAAGCCAGCTCCCACAGGATTTGTGTCTTTTCTTTCATGGGTGAACACCGCAGAAATTGTGGGAGCTGGCTTGCCAGCGATGAGGCCCGCGCAGTATTGCAGGCAAAAAAAAGCGGAGCCCGAAGGCCCCGCTCTTTCATGCAACCAACCGGTTATCAGGCCAGTTTCTTGTGGCGTACCCGGTGTGGCTGGGCCGCCGCTTCGCCGAGGCGCTTTTTGCGGTCGGCTTCGTACTCGGTGTAGTTGCCTTCGAAGAACACCGCTTGCGAGTCGTCTTCGTACGCCAGGATGTGGGTCGCGACGCGGTCGAGGAACCACCGATCGTGAGAGATCACAATGGCGGCGCCCGGGAAGTCCAGCAGGGCTTCTTCCAGGGAACGCAGGGTTTCAACGTCGAGGTCGTTGGACGGTTCGTCGAGCAGCAGGACGTTGCCGCCCTCCTTCAGGGTCAGCGCCAGGTGCAGACGACCGCGCTCACCACCGGACAGGTCCTTGACGAACTTCTGCTGATCGCCGCCCTTGAAGTTGAAGCGGCCGACGTAGGTACGCGACGGGATCTCGTAGTTGCCGATGCGGATCTGGTCGGAACCGTCGGAGATCTGCTGGAACACGGTCTTGCTGCCGTCCAGGTCCTCGCGGCTCTGATCCACGCAGGCCAGTTGTACGGTTTCGCCGATCTCGATGCTGCCGGAGTCCGGGGTTTCCTTGCCCATCAGCATGCGGAACAGGGTCGACTTACCGGCACCGTTACCGCCGATCACGCCGACGATGGCGCCTTTGGGCATCGAGAACGACAGGTTGTCGATCAGTACGCGATCGCCGTAGCCCTTGGTGACGTTCTTGAATTCGATGACCTTGTCACCCAGGCGCGGACCGGCCGGGATGTAGATCTCGTTGGTTTCCGAACGCTTCTGGAATTCCTGCGACTGCATTTCTTCGAAGCGTTGCAGACGAGCCTTGGATTTCGACTGGCGGGCCTTGGCGCCTTTGCGCACCCACTCCAGCTCTTCCTTCATGGCTTTTTCGTGGGCCGATTGCTGCTTGGATTCCTGGGCCAGACGATCGGACTTGGCTTCCAGCCAACCCGAGTAGTTGCCCTCGTAAGGAATGCCCGCGCCGCGGTCGAGTTCCAGAATCCAGCCGGCAACGTTGTCCAGGAAGTAACGGTCGTGCGTGATCGCTACCACAGTGCCCGGGAAGTCGTGCAGGAAGTGTTCGAGCCACGCAACGGAGTCGGCGTCCAGGTGGTTGGTCGGTTCGTCGAGCAGCAGCATGTCCGGGGCGGACAGCAGCAGACGGCACAGGGCCACACGACGCTTTTCACCACCGGACAGGTGTTCGACCTTGGCGTCCCAGGCCGGCAGACGCAGCGCATCGGCGGCGACTTCCAGCTGGCGCTCGAGGTTGTGACCATCGCTGGCCTGCAGGATCGCTTCGAGTTTGGCCTGCTCGGCAGCCAGTTTATCGAAGTCGGCATCCGGGTCGGCGTAGGCGGCGTAGACCTCGTCCAGACGCGCTTGCGCATCCTTGATCACACTGACCGCTTCCTCGACCACTTCTCGCACGGTCTTGGTTGGATCAAGTTGTGGCTCTTGCGGCAGATAACCGATGTTCAGATCCGGCATCGGACGTGCTTCGCCCTCGAACTCGGTGTCGACGCCGGCCATGATTTTCAGCAGCGTGGATTTACCCGAACCGTTGAGGCCGAGTACGCCGATCTTGGCGCCGGGGAAGAAAGACAGCGAAATGTTTTTCAGGATTTCCCGCTTCGGCGGAACAACTTTGCCCAGCCGATGCATGGTGAAGACGTATTGAGCCATGGAGAACCTTGGGTCAGTGACAGATGAATGATTGGAGCGCAGGCGATGCCCGGCCAGACCGATGCGCGTCGTTCACTTGATGGTCATCAATGCGTGCGCGCTGAAAAAGTCTGAGTCTAGGAGCTGGAACGCTCCCGCGTAACCGGCAAAGCTACCTTAATGACCGGTGGCAGTCCAGCCGAGCGGGGCTGGCACTTCGCCACAACTCAAGGCATGCTAGCCGCCCCTTGGGCGTCCGGCTTATAGTGCACGTCGCGCCAGTCCAGCCAGACAGCAGGATTACAGCTTGTCCAACGTCACTCCGCCAGCCTCTGTGAGCAGCACCCAACCGGCGCCCGGCTCGTCCCTGCGCGGAACATTGAAAGGCGCACTGGCGACACTGGTGCTGTTGCTACTCGCGCTGCTGTTCTGGCAGTTGCTCGATCAACTGCGCGAAACCCAGAAAAACCAGCGTCAGTACACCATCGACTACACCGCCGACCTCGCCGCGCAGGTCAGCCTGAACATGGCGTTGAACGCGCAGATCGCCCTAAATCTGCTACCGATCGTCGAACAGCCCCAGTCAGCCGACGAACAGCAGGCGCTGCTGCGCAAGCTTCAGCAATCGCTGCCCGACCTGCGCAGCCTGGCGCTGCTCAGCCCGTCCGGAAAAATCCTCAGTGACAGCGCCTCTGACAGCCACGACGCCGATTACCTCAGCGATCTGGTTCGCCGCAGTCGAGCCCAAGCCCATTATTTCAGCAACGCCGACGACGGTTCGGTGGTGCATCTGTTGCTGCATCAGGCCAGCGGCAGCACGCGCGGTTACTGGGCGCTGCGCCTGACGCCGACCTTCTTCGACGCACTGACCAAACAGGGCGACAGCGGAATCCGTCCGCTGTGGCTGGTGGAAAACCGCGTCAACCATCAGATCATCAGCCGTGACGAAGCACTGCCGTCCACCAAGACCAGCACCCTGACCCCGGACGATCTGGCCAACAGCGTGCTGACCGTGCCGCTGAGCAGCAGCGACTGGCAATTGCGTGGCCTGTTCGACCGTCAGCATGTGCTCGAACAACTGCTGCCGGCGTTCATCGGCAAATGCCTGTTGGGCCTGGCGCTCTCGCTGCTGCCGTTCATCGCATTGCTCAACATGCGCCGTCGTCAGCGTCAGGTGCATGAAGGGCGTCGGCGCTATCAGGATATTTTCGAAGGCACCGGCGTGGCGTTGTGCGTGCTGGATCTTTCGGGGCTCAAGCAGGTTTTCGAGAAGGCTCAGATCCAGACCAGCGACCAGCTCAAGGCCTGGCTCGACCAGCCGGCGCAGCGCCAGCAATTGCTTCACGAACTGCATGTGACCGAGGTCAACCAGGTCGCACTGCAACTGCTTAACGTCAATTCCTGCGACCACGCCTGGCAACTGTTGATCGACGGCCAGCCGCACAGTCAGTGCGCCATCGGCAATCAGGTGCTCGACGCCGTGCTCCAGCAGCAAAAGCAGCTGGAACTGGAAATCAGACTGCCGGACATCAATGGCCGCGACCAGCATCTGTGGCTGGTGCTGCGCCTGCCCCAGGAGCAGCACGACTACAAGGCCGTGATCCTGAGCATCAACGACATCACCAGCCGCAAGCTGATCGAGCTGTCGCTGCTGGAGCGCGAAGGTTTCTGGTCGGACGTGGTGCGTACCGTGCCGGATCACCTGTATGTGCAGGACGTGATCAGCCAGCGGATGATTTTCAGCAACCACCACCTCGGCCAGACCCTCGGTTACAACCGCACCGAGCTGCATCAGATGGGCGAGTACTTCTGGGAAATCCTCCTGCACCCGGAAGATGCCGACTACTACCATCGCTCGCGGCAGATGCAGCGTCACGCCGGTTACAGCCAGTTGTTGCAATGTCAGTTGCGCTTCCGTCACCGCGACGGCAAGTGGCGGCGCTTCGACATTCGCGAACAGGCGCTGGCCCGTGACAAACACGATCAGGTCACGCGGATCATCGGCGTGGCCAAGGACATCACCGAGCAGATCGAAGCCAGCGAATCATTGCGCGACAGCGAACAGCGCTACCGCATGCTCGCCGAAAGCATCAGCGACGTGATTTTTTCCACCGACAGCAAGCTGTCGCTGAACTACGTCAGCCCGTCGGTGCAAGCGGTGCTGGGTTATGACGCCGAGTGGATTTTCCAGAACGGCTGGCAATCGACCATCGCCAACCCGCAGCAACTGAGCGGCATCTATCACCTGATGGATCGCGTCAGCAAAGCCTTGGGCAAACCCGAGCAACTGGGGATTTTGCGCAGCCAGGTGCAGACCCAGATGTTCCTGTTCGACTGTCTGCGGGCCGACGGCCGCAAGATCCCGATCGAACTGCGTCTGGTGCTGGTGTGGGACGAACACGGCGCCTTCGAAGGCGTGCTCGGGGTCGGGCGCGACATCAGCCAGCAGCGCCGCGCCGAAAAAGACCTGCGCATGGCGGCCACGGTATTCGAGCACTCGACCTCGGCGATCCTGATCACCGACCCCGCCGGTTACATCGTCCAGGCCAACGAGGCGTTCAGCCGGGTCAGCGGCTACGCGGTGAGCGAAGTGCTCGACCAGTTGCCGAACATGCTCACCGTCGACGAACAGCAGGACGCGCACCTGCGCTACGTGCTCAAGCAGTTGCATCAGCACAGCACCTGGGAAGGTGAAGTCTGGCTCAAGCGCCGCAACGGCGAGCACTACCCGGCGTGGGTCGGCATCACCGCCGTGCTCGATGACGAGGGCGACCTCGCCAGTTACGTGTGTTTCTTCAGCGACATCAGCGAGCGCAAGGCCAGCGAACAACGGATTCACCGCCTCGCCTACTACGACGCCCTGACCCATCTGCCGAACCGCACGCTGTTCCAGGATCGCCTGCACACCGCGCTGCAATCGGCCGAACGGCAGAAGTCGTGGGTGGTGTTGATGTTCCTCGACCTCGACCGTTTCAAACCGATCAACGACTCCCTCGGCCACGCCGCCGGCGACCGCATGCTCAAGGACATGGCCACGCGTTTGCTGGCCTGCGTCGACGATGACGACACCGTGGCGCGAATGGGCGGCGACGAATTCACTCTGCTGCTGCAACACCGCTCCAGCCGCGAAATGGCGCTGAACCGTGCGATCCACGTCGCCGAACAGATTCTTGGCAGCCTGGTGCGACCGTTCGTGCTGGAGGGTCGCGAGTTCTTCGTCACCGCCAGTATCGGCATCGCCCTGAGCCCGCAGGACGGCAATGAACTCAGCCAGCTGATGAAAAACGCCGACACCGCGATGTACCACGCCAAGGAGCGCGGCAAGAACAACTTCCAGTTCTACCAGGCCGACATGAACGCCAGTGCGCTGGAACGCCTGGAACTGGAAAGCGACCTGCGTCACGCCCTGGAGCAGAACGAATTCGTGCTCTATTACCAGCCGCAGTTCAGCGGCGACGGCAAACGCCTGACCGGCACCGAAGCCCTGCTGCGCTGGCGTCACCCCCGTCGCGGACTGGTGCCACCGGGGGATTTCATCCCGGTGCTCGAGGAACTCGGTCTGGTGGTGGACGTCGGCGACTGGGTGATCAGCGAGGCCTGCCGTCAGCTCAAGACCTGGCACCAGAGCCGCGTGCGTGTACCGAAAGTCTCGGTGAACATTTCCGCCCGGCAGTTCTCCGACGGCCAGCTCGGCACGCGGATCGCCACCATCCTCAAGGAAACCGGCCTGCCGCCGGCGTGTCTGGAGCTGGAGCTGACCGAAAGTATCCTGATGCGCGAAGTCAGCGAGGCGATGCAGATCCTTGCCGGCCTGAAGAACCTCGGCCTGAGCATCGCGGTCGACGACTTCGGCACCGGTTACTCATCGCTGAACTACCTCAAGCAATTCCCGATCGACGTGCTGAAGATCGACCGCACGTTCGTCGACGGCCTGCCGTCCGGCGAGCAGGACGCGCAGATCGCCCGGGCGATCATCGCCATGGCCCACAGCCTGAATCTGGCGGTGATCGCCGAGGGTGTGGAAACCCATGAGCAACTGGACTTCCTGCGCGAGCATGGCTGCGACGAGGTTCAGGGTTATCTGTTCGGACGGCCGATGCCGGCGGGACGGTTCGAGGCGCAGTTCAGCAATGATGCGCTGTTCATGTTCGACTGAAGATCGGCGGCGCGGCCATCGCTGGCAAGTCGAGTCGTCGCACCGCAGCTCCCACAGGTTTGATGCCGATCAAAATATCGGGTTACCACCCCGACTATTGTGGGAGCTGGCTTGCCAGCGATGAGGCCAGCAAAAGCACCGCACATCTGTCATGAACGCCACTTGTCTGCGACATGATGTCGTTTCATATGCCATCCAAAACCCGATGGGTTAGAATGCCCCCCTTTTCTGCCCCCGATCCTTGAGGACCGCCATGTTCAGCCGTGATTTGACTATTGCCAAGTACGACGCCGATCTTTTTGCCGCCATGGAGCAAGAAGCCCAGCGCCAGGAAGAACACATCGAGCTGATCGCTTCGGAGAACTACACCAGCCCAGCGGTGATGGAAGCTCAAGGCTCGGTACTGACCAACAAGTACGCCGAAGGCTACCCGGGCAAGCGCTACTACGGTGGTTGCGAGTACGTCGACGTCGTTGAACAACTGGCCATCGACCGCGCCAAGGAGCTGTTCGGCGCCGATTACGCCAACGTTCAGCCGCACGCAGGTTCCCAAGCCAACGCCGCTGTCTACCTGGCCCTGCTGTCGGCGGGTGACACCATCCTGGGCATGAGCCTGGCACACGGCGGTCACCTGACCCACGGCGCCAGCGTTTCCTCCTCCGGCAAACTGTACAACGCCATCCAGTACGGCATCGATGCCAACGGCCTGATCGACTACGACGAAGTCGAGCGTCTGGCGGTTGAACACAAGCCGAAAATGATCGTGGCCGGTTTCTCTGCCTACTCGCAGATCCTCGACTTCCCGCGCTTCCGCGCCATCGCCGACAAGGTGGGCGCCTACCTGTTCGTCGACATGGCTCACGTGGCCGGTCTGGTCGCCGCTGGCGTCTACCCGAACCCGGTTCCATTCGCTGACGTCGTGACCACCACCACCCACAAGACCCTGCGCGGTCCACGTGGCGGCCTGATCCTGGCTCGCGCCAACGCCGACATCGAGAAGAAGCTGAACTCCGCCGTATTCCCGGGCGCCCAGGGTGGCCCGCTGGAGCACGTGATCGCCGCCAAAGCGATCTGCTTCAAGGAAGCACTGCAGCCTGAGTTCAAGGCTTACCAGCAACAAGTGGTGAAAAACGCCCAGGCCATGGCCGGCGTGTTCATCGAGCGCGGTTTCGACGTGGTTTCCGGCGGTACTGAAAACCACCTGTTCCTGCTGTCGCTGATCAAGCAGGAAATCTCCGGTAAAGACGCCGACGCCGCCCTGGGCAAAGCGTTCATCACCGTGAACAAGAACTCCGTGCCAAACGACCCACGCTCCCCGTTCGTCACCTCCGGCCTGCGCTTCGGTACTCCGGCGGTGACCACTCGCGGCTTCAAGGAAGCAGAGTGCAAAGAGCTGGCCGGCTGGATCTGCGACATCCTGGCTGACCTGAACAACGAAGCGGTGATCGACGCCGTTCGTGAGAAAGTCAAAGCCATCTGCAAGAAACTGCCGGTATACGGCGCTTAATTGCGACGTTAAACCCGCAGCATGAAAAACCGGCCAGTGATGGCCGGTTTTTTTTCGCCCGCAAAAAAGTTTCGATAGGGAAATGGCTCAAGGTCGGGGGCTCGCGCTCAACTGGTCAGACCGGTCATGCCAATTCGTCATTTTTCACTTGCGATCCGTAAAAAACAGCGCCTAGACTGCACCCGCACTGGACATACCGGTAAGACCACAATAATTAAGTCCTGAATCTGATGCGCCCCGCGCACGGCAGCCAGGACACCGACCAGGATTCCTCCCATGCTCAGATGGTGCTCGCGTTCAATCTTCCTCCAAGTGGTTCTCGGACTGGTGCTCGGCATCGTCTGCGGGCTGACCCTTCCCGAATACTCGGCCCAGCTCAAACCGCTCGGCGACGGCTTCATCAAACTGATCAAGATGCTCATCGGCCTGATCGTGTTCTGCGTGGTGGTCAGCGGCATCAGCGGCGCCGGCGATTTGAAGAAGGTCGGGCGCATCGGCCTCAAGTCGGTGATCTACTTCGAAGTGCTGACTACCATCGCCCTGGTGATCGGCCTGGTGTTCGCCTTCACCACCGGAATCGGCAGCGGCGCCAACATCCATCTGGAGCAGCTGTCCGCCGCCGACATGGGCGACATCGCCGAACGCGGCCAGCACATGCACACGACCACCCAGTTCCTGATGGACCTGATCCCGACCTCGGTACTCGGCGCCTTTGCCGACAACAACATCCTGCAAGTGCTGCTGTTCTCGGTGTTGTTCGGCAGTGCATTGAATCTGGTGGGCGAAGCCGCTTCCGGGATCTCGCGGCTGATCAACGAATTGAGCCATGTGATCTTCCGCATCATGGGCATGATCGTGCGTCTGGCGCCGATCGGTGTGTTCGGCGCCATTGCCTTCACCACCAGCAAATACGGCCTGGATTCGCTGCAACACCTGGGCAGTCTGGTCGGTTTGTTCTACCTCACCTGCATCGCGTTCGTCAGCGTGATTCTCGGTCTGGTGATGCGTGCCTCCGGCCTGCGCATGTGGCCACTGCTCAAGTACCTGCGCGAAGAATTGCTGATCGTCATGGGCACCGCCTCGTCCGACGCCGTGCTACCGCAGATTATGCGCAAGCTTGAGCATCTGGGCATCGGCAGCTCGACCGTCGGGCTGGTGATTCCCACCGGTTACTCGTTCAACCTCGACGGTTTTTCGATCTACCTGACCCTGGCCATCGTGTTCATCGCCAACGCCACCGGTACGCCGCTGGCCATGACCGACCTGCTGACGATTCTGTTGGTGTCGCTGATTACCTCCAAAGGCGCCCACGGCATTCCGGGATCGGCGCTGGTGATTCTCGCGGCCACGCTGACGGCCATCCCGGCGATTCCGGTGGTCGGTCTGGTGCTGGTGCTGGCGGTGGACTGGTTCATGGGCATCGGCCGGGCACTGACCAACCTGATCGGCAACTGCGTCGCCACCGTGGCCATCGCCCGCTGGGAAAAGGACATTGATGTGCAGCGGGCGAACAAGGTGCTCAACGGCGAGCAGGGCTATAACTTTCAGCCGAGAAAAACGGCCGCTCAAGGGGCGGCCAAAGAATTCTGAATGAGCGCCGTGCCTGCGCCAATGCAGGCACGGCTCATGGAGCGAACACGTGATTACTACATCAACCGTCGTCAACTCAGTGGTGGAAAAACTCCGCGCCGCATTGGCCCGTGGCCAGTGGCGTTCCGGCGAGATGCTGCCGGGTCAGCGTGAACTGGCCGAACAACTGGGCATCAGCCGCCCGAGCCTTCGCGAAGCGGTGATCGTGCTGGAAACCCTCGGCCTGGTGCGCTCGATGCCGGGCAAAGGCGTGGTGGTGCTCGACGCCCAGGCCGGTGACAGCCAAAGCCACGACAGCGCAGTGGCCGGCGCCAGCCTCGAAGACGTGCTGCAACTGCGCTACACCCTCGAACCGTTCATCGTTGGTCTGGTGGCGCAGTCGATCAGCAGCAAGGAAGTCGGCCAGTTGCGCCTGACCCTGATGGACATGCGCGAAGCCCTCGAAGCGGGCGACAGCGAAGCCGGGGTCAGCGCCTACATCGCCTTCCACGAGGAGCTGTTCACCCTGACCTCGAATCCGATTTTCCAGAGCGTGGTGCAACAGACCAGCAATGCCCTCAAGCAAAGCGCCGAAGTACTGCGCAATTCGCCGGAGCATCTGGCCGAACGCCTTGAGGAAAACGAAGCCGTGGTGCGCGCGATACGCAGCAAGAACAGCGCCCAGGCCAGCGCCGAGATGCGCCGGCACATCCTGCGTGAAGGCCAGCGGATGGGCATCGAGCTGAATATTCCGGATGACAACCTGAGTCACTGAAACGCCTCACACTGGAGACCGGCCATGAACAGTCTTGCCTCGCCGTCGCACCCTCGCCCGACCTCGACGGCCCTGCCCTTCTCCCGCCTGCACGCGCCGGTGGACGATCTGTATCCGCGCCTGCTCGACGCGATTCTCGAACAGCGCCTCGATGCCGCCAGCCGTTTTACCGAAGAGAGCCTGAAACAGATGTTCGGCGTCAGCCGCGCCGATGTGCGTCGGGTGCTGACCCAACTGTCCCACGAACAGATCATCGTGCTGCGGGCCAACCACCGACCGCGAGTGGCCGCGCCGGACGCCGAGCAGACACGTCAGGCGCTGCATGCCCGTCGTCTGGCCGAGAACACGCTGGTGCGGCTGGCTTGTCAGCATGCGCAGGCTGAAGATGTGAAGCGCCTGCGAGCGTTGATCGAACGTGAGCGCCAGGCTGTGGATAAAGATCGACGGGGCGCAGCGATTCGCCTGTCCGGGGAGTTTCATTTGCAGTTGGCGAAAATGGCGGGGAATGCACCGTTGGCGCATTTTCTCGGCACATTGGTGCCGCTGACCTCACTGGCGATTGCGCGATGCACTGAAACCACGCACAGCTGTTGCGCATGGCAGGAGCATCTGGCGTTGATTGAGGCGTTGGAGCGTAGAGATGTTTCCAGAGCCGGTATGTTGATGAATCGGCATCTGGGACATCTTGAGCAGATGCTGCTGGGTTCAGCCCTTGAGCAATGCGTTGTCGGTTAGATCGCCATCGCTGGCAAGCCAGCTCCCACAGGGTTTGAGGTGATCAAAAATATTGTGCCCTCTGCTTAACCTGTGGGAGCGGGGTTGCCCGCGATGACTTCATCACGGGCACCGAACATCCCTCAGCCTGCCACGACCCGGGCAAACCCCGCCCGGATTTTCTCTTCCGGCAAATCATCGGCGATAAACACGATCACGCTTTCCCGTGCCTCGCCTTCCGCCCACTCGGTATCCCAGTCGAAGCCGTAGAGTTTCAATACGCCCTGAAACACCAGCCGCCGTTCTTCACCCGCAATGTTCAACACGCCTTTGTAGCGCAGCAGTTGCTTGCCGTGTTCTTCCAGCAACTCGTTCATGAACTCGCTGAGCTGATCGATATCCAGCGGCTGATCGGTACGCAACACCAGACTGGAAATCCGGTCAATGGACGGCGCCTTGCTCACCGGCCGCAGACTCACCCCGCCGCCGAGATCGGCATTCAGGTTGAACCCGCGCACATCGAGCAATTCGGCCAGATCGATGTTGCCGTGTTCCACCACGCGGATCGGTGCGCGGCGGTTGATGCGGGTCAGGCGTTCGCTGAGCGCGGTGAACGCGGACTCGTCCACCAGATCGGTCTTGCTCACCAGCAAGCGGTCGGCAAAACCGATCTGCGCCTGAGCGATGGTCTGGGTCAGGTGCAGTTCGGCGTGAGCGGCGTCCACGAGCGTAATGATGCCGTCGAGCAAATAGCGTTCGCGCAGTTCTTCGTCGATGAAAAACGTCTGTGCCACTGGCGCCGGGTCGGCCAGGCCGGTGCATTCGATGACCAGCCGATCGAAAGCGATTTCGCCGCTGTCCAGACGTTCGAGCAGCAGGTACAGGGCTTTGGTCAGGTCGGTGTGGATGGTGCAGCAGACGCAGCCGTTGGCCAGGGTCATGACTTGCACCGGCTCGTCGCCCAGCAGTTGGGTGTCGATGCCGGCGTCACTGAATTCGTTTTCGATCACGGCGATTTTCAGGCCGTGCTCGGCTTTCAACAGATGGCGCAGCAAGGTGGTCTTGCCGGCGCCGAGGAAACCGCTGAGTACCGTTACAGGTATTGGAGAAGACAACATCGATCCCCTTCACAAAATTGATGAACAACACAAAACAAATGTGGGAGCGAGCCTGCTCGCGAATGCGGTGTGTCAGTCAAAGCATTCGCCAACTGACACTACGCTATCGCGAGCAAACTCGCTCCCACAGGGGGACTGCATCAACCGAAGGCTGTCAGATCAACAGCACTTCGGCCCACCCTTGCCACCGTAACGGGCTTCCTGACGTTCGCGAAAGAACATCTCGTAGCTCATCACCGGTTTGTCCGGGTGTTTGGTCTGCATATGCTCGACGTAGGTGTCGTAGTCGGGCATGCCGACCATCAGGCGCGCAGCCTGACCGAGGTATTTACCGAGGCGACTCAGGTCATTGAACATGCTGCAATCCTCTGGTTACGCGTCCGGCAGGGCCTGGAATGGCGATTCTTTGTCCGTACGCTCTTTTTTGCCCCAGGCGGCGATGCCGACCTTGAGCGCATAGAACAGGATGCTGAATACCACGAACAGGAACAGCGCGGTCAATGTAGCGTTGGTGTAGGCGTTGAAGATCACGTGCTGCATCTGCTCGACGCTCTTGGCCGGCGCCAGCACCTGACCGTTGGCCAGTGCATCGCTGTACTTCCTGGCCAGCGACAGGAAGCCGATCGCAGGGTTGGCGTCGAACAGCTTGATGAAGCCTGCAGTGGTGGTGCAGATCAGCAGCCAGGTGGCCGGCAGCAGGGTGACCCAGATGTAACGCTGGCGCTTCATCTTGATCAGGACCACGGTGCCGAGCATCAGCGCGATACCCGCCAGCATTTGGTTGGAGATACCAAACAGCGGCCACAAGGTGTTGATCCCGCCCAGTGGATCGACCACGCCCTGATACAGCAACCAGCCCCACATCGCCACACAACCGGCGGTGGCGATCAGGTTGGCGGACCAGGATTCGGTGCGTTTCAGCGCCGGTACGAAGGAGCCGAGCAGGTCCTGCAGCATGAAGCGACCGGCACGGGTACCGGCATCGACTGCGGTCAGGATGAACAGTGCTTCGAACAGGATCGCGAAGTGGTACCAGAACGCCATGGTGTTTTCACCCGGCAGGACACTGTGCAGGATCTGCGCGATACCGACCGCCAAGGTCGGCGCACCACCGGCACGGGCCAGGATGGTGGTTTCGCCGATGTCATGCGCCACCGCTTGCAGGGCTTCCGGGGTAATTGCAAAGCCCCAGTTGCTGACTGCGGTTGCCACGGACACCACGTCACCGCCGACCACGGCGGCCGGGCTGTTCATGGCGAAGTACACGCCAGGCTCGATCACCGAGGCAGCGACCATGGCCATGATGGCCACGAACGATTCCATCAGCATGCCGCCGTAACCGATGTAGCGGGCGTTGGTTTCGTTATCCAGCAGCTTCGGTGTGGTCCCGGAGGAGATCAGCGCGTGGAAACCGGATACCGCACCGCAAGCGATGGTGATGAACAGGAACGGGAACAGACCGCCCTTCCACACCGG is a window from the Pseudomonas gozinkensis genome containing:
- the ettA gene encoding energy-dependent translational throttle protein EttA, whose translation is MAQYVFTMHRLGKVVPPKREILKNISLSFFPGAKIGVLGLNGSGKSTLLKIMAGVDTEFEGEARPMPDLNIGYLPQEPQLDPTKTVREVVEEAVSVIKDAQARLDEVYAAYADPDADFDKLAAEQAKLEAILQASDGHNLERQLEVAADALRLPAWDAKVEHLSGGEKRRVALCRLLLSAPDMLLLDEPTNHLDADSVAWLEHFLHDFPGTVVAITHDRYFLDNVAGWILELDRGAGIPYEGNYSGWLEAKSDRLAQESKQQSAHEKAMKEELEWVRKGAKARQSKSKARLQRFEEMQSQEFQKRSETNEIYIPAGPRLGDKVIEFKNVTKGYGDRVLIDNLSFSMPKGAIVGVIGGNGAGKSTLFRMLMGKETPDSGSIEIGETVQLACVDQSREDLDGSKTVFQQISDGSDQIRIGNYEIPSRTYVGRFNFKGGDQQKFVKDLSGGERGRLHLALTLKEGGNVLLLDEPSNDLDVETLRSLEEALLDFPGAAIVISHDRWFLDRVATHILAYEDDSQAVFFEGNYTEYEADRKKRLGEAAAQPHRVRHKKLA
- the glyA gene encoding serine hydroxymethyltransferase — translated: MFSRDLTIAKYDADLFAAMEQEAQRQEEHIELIASENYTSPAVMEAQGSVLTNKYAEGYPGKRYYGGCEYVDVVEQLAIDRAKELFGADYANVQPHAGSQANAAVYLALLSAGDTILGMSLAHGGHLTHGASVSSSGKLYNAIQYGIDANGLIDYDEVERLAVEHKPKMIVAGFSAYSQILDFPRFRAIADKVGAYLFVDMAHVAGLVAAGVYPNPVPFADVVTTTTHKTLRGPRGGLILARANADIEKKLNSAVFPGAQGGPLEHVIAAKAICFKEALQPEFKAYQQQVVKNAQAMAGVFIERGFDVVSGGTENHLFLLSLIKQEISGKDADAALGKAFITVNKNSVPNDPRSPFVTSGLRFGTPAVTTRGFKEAECKELAGWICDILADLNNEAVIDAVREKVKAICKKLPVYGA
- a CDS encoding bifunctional diguanylate cyclase/phosphodiesterase — protein: MSNVTPPASVSSTQPAPGSSLRGTLKGALATLVLLLLALLFWQLLDQLRETQKNQRQYTIDYTADLAAQVSLNMALNAQIALNLLPIVEQPQSADEQQALLRKLQQSLPDLRSLALLSPSGKILSDSASDSHDADYLSDLVRRSRAQAHYFSNADDGSVVHLLLHQASGSTRGYWALRLTPTFFDALTKQGDSGIRPLWLVENRVNHQIISRDEALPSTKTSTLTPDDLANSVLTVPLSSSDWQLRGLFDRQHVLEQLLPAFIGKCLLGLALSLLPFIALLNMRRRQRQVHEGRRRYQDIFEGTGVALCVLDLSGLKQVFEKAQIQTSDQLKAWLDQPAQRQQLLHELHVTEVNQVALQLLNVNSCDHAWQLLIDGQPHSQCAIGNQVLDAVLQQQKQLELEIRLPDINGRDQHLWLVLRLPQEQHDYKAVILSINDITSRKLIELSLLEREGFWSDVVRTVPDHLYVQDVISQRMIFSNHHLGQTLGYNRTELHQMGEYFWEILLHPEDADYYHRSRQMQRHAGYSQLLQCQLRFRHRDGKWRRFDIREQALARDKHDQVTRIIGVAKDITEQIEASESLRDSEQRYRMLAESISDVIFSTDSKLSLNYVSPSVQAVLGYDAEWIFQNGWQSTIANPQQLSGIYHLMDRVSKALGKPEQLGILRSQVQTQMFLFDCLRADGRKIPIELRLVLVWDEHGAFEGVLGVGRDISQQRRAEKDLRMAATVFEHSTSAILITDPAGYIVQANEAFSRVSGYAVSEVLDQLPNMLTVDEQQDAHLRYVLKQLHQHSTWEGEVWLKRRNGEHYPAWVGITAVLDDEGDLASYVCFFSDISERKASEQRIHRLAYYDALTHLPNRTLFQDRLHTALQSAERQKSWVVLMFLDLDRFKPINDSLGHAAGDRMLKDMATRLLACVDDDDTVARMGGDEFTLLLQHRSSREMALNRAIHVAEQILGSLVRPFVLEGREFFVTASIGIALSPQDGNELSQLMKNADTAMYHAKERGKNNFQFYQADMNASALERLELESDLRHALEQNEFVLYYQPQFSGDGKRLTGTEALLRWRHPRRGLVPPGDFIPVLEELGLVVDVGDWVISEACRQLKTWHQSRVRVPKVSVNISARQFSDGQLGTRIATILKETGLPPACLELELTESILMREVSEAMQILAGLKNLGLSIAVDDFGTGYSSLNYLKQFPIDVLKIDRTFVDGLPSGEQDAQIARAIIAMAHSLNLAVIAEGVETHEQLDFLREHGCDEVQGYLFGRPMPAGRFEAQFSNDALFMFD